In Alkalispirochaeta americana, the genomic stretch GCAGCTCCATCGTTACTGTACTGCTTGATATAAACTGCCACGGTACGCCCTGACTGCGCTCCTGTCAAGCTATGATAGTTCCTGCGATGCTTCCTGTATAATGTATCCTTGGGCCGGCTCCGATTCAACGGCAACGGCCTTTTCCCGATGACTTTTTCCAGTCTTCCGGTATAATACTCCAAAGGTGGGAAAAATGCTCTATCCCGTGCCTCCAGAGGAGGCTCCCCGGGCGGTGCCGGGAGCGCTCGTGCCCGATCATTTTTCCGGCACCATCCGGGGGCGCCATCGGGGCGTGGCGAACATTGAACTCCGGGACCACTGGGGGCCCTATTTCATCTCCCTCGTTGCAGATCCCCGGGATCGAACCGCCTTCGCGGTGCTCCTCCCCGGCGAAGCAACATCCCTGCTGGAGCAACTTCGGCCCGGCGAAGTCCTCTCGGGGTCTCCCCGGGGGCTGACCCCGGAAGGATCCACCTCCACGGCCCTGATTCTGCGCTATCCCTCGATCCAGGACGATTCGCCCCGGTACCAGGGATTTCTGGACCTCTCCGCTGAAGACCGGGCCACCATCACCAGCAGAACAACCCGGGAAAAGCTCCTTGACATTCTCCTGAAGGAACCCCGCTTGCATCGGGGATTCCTGCCGCTTCTCTTTTCTCCCGCTCTCATCCCCCGGGACGATCCATTCCTTCGGCAGGCAGAGCGAACTCTGGCACCCCTTCGCCTCCCGGAACTGCACGGTCTGCCCCGTCTGGTGGGGCTTGGTCCGGGCTTTACTCCAGCGGGTGACGATTTTCTGGCAGGAACACTGATGGCACTGGATATCATTCCCCGGGCGGTCCCGGAACCCCGGGCGGTCCCGGAACCCCGGGCGGTCCCGGAAGCAGATCTCCGGGAGGGTCTCCTTCACGAGATCCGGCAGGCTCTCTCCAGAACCACCACCGGCGGTGCCACCCTGCTCCGGCTCTCTTTGGAAAGCCGCCCCCCCGCCTTTGCCCATGATATCTGCCACAGCCTGGCCGATGACCACAAAGGGCCCCACGAACGGGCCAAAGAGGCTATAGATATCGCTGATAGCCACGGAAATAGCTCGGGATTGGATTTTCTTGCGGGTTTTGTATGGCTCCTTCAAAGGCATCAGGGATTTGACAGGGAGCAGAACTGGGTGTAGCGTTTACATCTTCGAACGGAGGGTATGATACGGAACCAGCAGGGACCCCAATCACACCATACAGATTGAAAGAGAGGCCTGACGTGAAGCGAATCATCCTGCGGAAGGATTCGTACTACGATTCGGTATTTCTGATGCTGATCAGTACGGACGTAAAAAAACTGGACGGAATCACCGATGCGGTGGTCGCCATGGGAACGGAGATGAACCTGGGACTCCTCCAGGACATGGGCATGAGCGGGCCCGAGCTGGCCAAGGCTGGCCCCAACGACTTGATTATATCCCTGGAGGGAAGCTCCGAGGAAGCCGTAGCAGCCGCCGAAAAAGCGGTGGACGGACTCCTTACCAAAAAAGCTTCCTCCGGGGTGGACGCCACCTACCGGCACGCCAGCAGCGACGCTGCCTACGAAGCCGACCCCGACTCGAACCTGGTGATCATCTCCGTGCCCGGAGCCCACGCTCCACGGGAGGTCAGAAAAGCCCTCAAGGCGGGCAAGCACGTAATGCTCTTCTCGGACAACGTCTCCCTGGAGGAGGAGGTCAAACTGAAGACCCTGGCCCGCGAGAAGGGGCTCCTTCTGATGGGTCCTGACTGCGGCACGGCCATCATCAACGGAAAACCCCTCTGCTTTGCCAACGTGGTCGCTCCCGGTCCAATCGGGGTGGTCTCCGCCGCCGGAACGGGCCTTCAGGAGGTAACGACCCTGATCTCCCGCGCCGGAGGAGGCATATCCCAGGCGATCGGTACGGGCGGACGAGATCTGAAAAGCGAAAAGGTGAACGGCTCCACGACGCTCATGGCCATTGAGGCGCTGGCGGAAGACCCCAAAACCAGGGTCATTGTGGTCATCTCCAAGCCCCCGGCCCCAAAGGTAGCCGATCGGGTAATCCAGGCGCTGAAAAAAACGGGAAAACCCGCCGTGATCCATCTGATCGGGCTGCCCGGGGAATCGTCCCAGGACAATCTCCACTACGCGGCAAACCTTGAGGAAACAGCCCGCAAGGCCGTGGCGATCTCCCGGGGAGAATCCTGGTCCCCCTCGGTCTTTGACGAGGACGAGAAGGAGATCGATGCCCTGGTGGAGAGGGAAACCTCGGCCGTTTCCAGCAGTCAACGCTATCTCAGGGGATATTTCACGGGAGGCACCCTCACCGATGAGGCGGTTTTCGGTCTCAACGACACCCTGGGCGGCATCTATTCTTTCGATCCCAGCGATACAGCCTTTGCACTCAAAGATCCCCAGCGTTCGGAGAAACACACCATCGTGGATCTGGGCGAGGATGTCTTCACCGTGGGGCGGCCCCATCCCATGATCGATCCATCCACACGGACCGACCGGATGCTCCGCGAGGCCGAGGACGAGGAGATCGCCCTGGTGCTGGTGGACTGTGTTATCGGTTACGGCAGTCATCCCGATCCGGCAGGGGCTCTGGCCCCGGCGATCGCTGCGATGCGCCAGGCTGCGGCAAAACGGGGCGGCTATCTTCCCGTTATCGCCAGCATCACGGGCACCGAGGAAGATTTCCAGAACATCGAATCCCAAAAGCGGGCCCTTACCGCAGCCGGTGCAGTGGTGATGCCCTCGAACTACCAGGCCGTCGAGCTTGCCCGGCGCATGATGGCCCTTCTGAAGACACGATAGGAGCAGAGGATCATGAGCAAAAACGCTATCACCGCCCTCTTTGGGCAGGACCTGCAGGTGGTAAACCTGGGACTTGAGAGCTTTGGCGATACCCTCTCGCAATTGGGAACGCCCGTTACCTCGGTGGAATGGAAACCGCCCGCCGGAGGCGATCCCGAACTGGCAGTCCTCCTGGACCGGCTGGAAGAGGCCGAAGCGTCGGGAAAACTCAACCGGGCTGCGGCAAATCAGGAGGCGGTCACCCGAATCCTCAAGGGGAAACCCACCCTGGTGGGAATAGGCATCGCCAAAGACACCGTTCCGGGAATGCACAAAAAGCTTATCATGCACGCCGGACCACCCGTGGAATGGGAGGACATGGCAGGCCCCTTGCGGGGCGCCATCATCGGCGGGCTGATCTACGAGGGGCTGGCAAAAACCCCCGAAGAGGCAGAAAAACTGGCCGCCTCGGGAGAGATCACCTTCGATCCCTGCCACCACCACAACGCCGTGGGGCCCATGGCGGGGGTGACCACAGCCAGCATGCCTGTGTGGGTCATGGAGAACAGCACCTTCGGCAACCGCGCCTACTGCACCCTCAACGAGGGACTCGGCAAGGTCCTCCGCTACGGCGCCAACTCCAAGGAAGTAATCGACCGGTTGCGCTGGATGGAACAGGAACTGGCGCCGATCCTCAAAAAAGCCCTGGAACTCCACGGCCCCCTGGACATGAAGAACCTCATTGCCCAGGTTCTTCAGATGGGTGACGAGGGCCACAACCGCAACCGCGCGGGCACAAGCCTCTTCATCCGCGAGATGGCTCCCTACCTGGTGATGCTCGACGAGGAAAAAGAGAAACTGGCCAAGGTCTTCCGGTTCATGCACGAGAACGACCACTTTTTCCTGAACCTCACCATGCCCGCTTCGAAGTGCACCGTCGACGCCGCTGCGGGGATCGAGGGAAGCTCCCTGGTCTACACCATGGCCCGAAACGGGACAGAGTTCGGCATTCGCCTGGCGGGCCTGCCCGACCGCTGGTTCACAGGCCCCGCGTCTGTGGTGGACGGACTCTATCTGCCGGGCTTCTCAGCCGACGATGCCGCCCGGGACGTGGGTGATTCGGTGATCACCGAGACCTGTGGTATCGGAGGGTTCGCCATGGCGGCAGCTCCGGCGATCGTCAAGTTTGTGGGTGGTTCGCCCGCCGATGCGGTGAACTTCACCCGCAAGATGTACGAGATCACCCTGGCCGAGAACGATACCTACCAGATTCCCGCCATGGACTTTCGGGGAACCCCCACAGGAATCGATGTGGTGAAAGTGGTAGAGCACGGTGTCCTGCCGGCGATCAATACCGGTATCGCCCATAAGGACCCGGGCGTGGGAATGGTTGGCGCAGGGCTGGTAAAGCCTCCCGAGAAGGCCTTTCGGGACGCTTTTGCCGCTTTTGCAGAAAAATACACCTGAAAATGTTCCTGAAGGCCCGGGGTGCCCCGGAGCCCGGGCTTCAGGAAAGAGACCGCAGGAACACCAAGACGGAAGGAGAACGGTATGAAGGACATGAAGGTAATTGATCTGAGCATCCCCCTGGGGATTGGAACTCCTCCCTGGCCCACCTATGAGCCCCTGGAGGTGAAATACTTCAAACGCCTTGCCCCCAATGGAGCAAACGGCCAGCTGGTGACCCACTCGAACCACATTGGAACTCACCTGGATGGGGAGATCCACTTCTACACCCCCGGGAAGGATATCGCCAGTCTGGACATGGACTTTCTCGTCCATGAAGGCGTCATCGTGGATCTCTCGGACGTTGCCGGTGAATACGACGTGTATACATCCCAGATGATCGAGGATCGTGTTGAGGTAAAAGAGGGAGACATCCTGATCATCTCCACCGGATACCACCAGTACAGCTGGGATCAGCCCACGGCCGACGAGGTAACCTATATGGTGAAGCACCCCGGGCCGGACCGGGAGTTTGCCGAGTGGGCCAAGAAGAAAAAGCTCCGCTGGATCGGCGTGGACTGCGGAAGCGCCGACCACCCCATGAACACCAAGATCCGCGACTGGATGCCCCGGAACGCCGCCGAGTGCGACGCTCACTTCAAGAAAAAATACGGCAAGGGCCTGACCGAGGTCTTCACCGACGACAAGTATCAGCTGATGCACCTGGAGATGTTCCCCCACGGGATCGTTCACGCCGAGTGCATAGGCGGGGATATCGACCTGCTTCTGAACCAGCGGGTGACGATCGGATGTTTCCCCTGGCGTTTCGTGGACGGCGAGTCCAGCATCGCCCGGATCGTGGCCTTTGTGGACGAAGCGCAGTATGAGGAGCTGATGGAGAAAAAATCACGCTGCGAGCTCACCAAGTTCGGCGATGTGGCGCGTGCAAAAAATCAGTGGCTCCTTGACGAAGCCCGACAGCGGGCCCGCAAAAGCTGATCAGCAGGTTGGCCCGGGGCCAGCCGCAGTACCGGGGGAGCGATCCCCCGGTTTTTTTTTGCCCCCACACAGAAACGGGTGTACACTTGCTCCAGGAGGACCCAACCATGAAAAGCAGCAAACCCTTGGAAGGCCTGAAGGTTCTGGATATGACCAGGGTATTGGCCGGCCCCTACGCCACGATGATCCTCTCCGATCTTGGAGCGGAGGTGCTGAAGGTGGAAATGCCCGGCACAGGCGATGATTCCCGCCATTTCGGGCCTTTCAAAAACGGGAGAAGCCTCTACTTTCTCAGCATCAACCGGGGCAAGCACTCCATGACCCTCAACCTGAAGACCGACGAGGGAAAGGACATCCTGCGCAAACTGGTTGCCCGCTACGACATGGTGGTAGAAAACTTCCGCCCCGGCGTCATGGAAAAACTCGGGTTGGGCTACGAGGAACTGAAAAAGATAAATCCCGGACTGATCTACGCGGCTGCCTCGGGCTACGGCCACTCCGGCCCGGAGAGCAAAAAACCTGCCTACGATATCCTGGCCCAGGCCGAGGGCGGCCTCATGGGGATCACGGGCTGGCCGGGAGAAGCTCCGGTTCGGGTGGGGTGCTCCATCGGCGATATCACGGCGGGTCTCTTTGCCTCGATCGGCATTCTGGCAGCGCTCCACCAGCGGAACGCCACCGGGCTGGGGCAAAAGATCGACGTGGCCATGCTGGATTGCCAGGTGGCGATCCTGGAAAACGCCCTGGCCCGGTATCAGGCCACTGGAGAAAACCCGGAACCCCTGGGAAATCGCCATCCCACAATCACCCCTTTCCAGGCCTACCAGGCAAAAGACGACTGGTTCGTAGTGGCCATGGGGAACGACAACCTCTGGAAGACCTTCTGTACCGCCACAGAACGACCGGACCTGGCCGAAGATCCCCGGTTCGCCACCAATCCGGCCCGAACCGAGAACCTGGAGGCACTGAATGCTCTCATGGACCCCCTCATGGCAGAGCGGACCGTTCAGGAGTGGTCGGAACTCTTCTCCGAGGTGGGCATTCCCCACGCCCGGATCAACAAGGTAGAGCAGATCATGAAGAGCCCCCAGGTGATCGCCCGGAACATGCTCGCCTCCGTGGAGGATTCCCTGGCGGGGACAGTCCAGGTGGCGGGAAACCCCGTCAAAATGAGCGGTTTCGAGGACTCCACCGAGCGGCCGCCCCTCCCCGAACTGGGAGAGCACACCCGGGACGTTCTCACCGGATTGGGCTACAGCCAGGAGGCAATCCAGGCCCTCCAGGACCAGGGGGTTATCTGAATGAAATACGTTGCCCCCCGGGACCCTGCGCGGCTTCTTTCGGTACTCCGCCGGGGCGAACGGCCCCTTTCGGTGGAAATAGAGACAATCCTGGACCGCCTGGACCGCTATGAGGAGACCTTGCAGACCCTCCTGCCCGATGAAAGCCCCCAGCAGCGACGGGATCGCCTTCTGGCCGAGGCCCGGGCACTGGAAGAGCGCTGGCCCCGGGCCGAAGAACGGCCGCCCCTCTTTGGTCTGGTGGTGGGCGTGAAAGATCTCTTCCACGCCCGAGGGTTTCCCACCCGGGCAGGCTCCCGGCTCCCGGCGGATACCTTCCGGGACGAGGAAACCCCCGATGCGGCGAGTCTGCAGCGGCTCCTGGACGCGGGCGCGCTGGTTCTGGGGAAAACGGTCACCACGGAGTTCGCTTATTTCGGGCCCGGACCGACCCGAAACCCCTGGAACCCGGACCACACGCCGGGAGGATCATCAAGCGGTTCTGCCGCTGCCGTGGCAGCCGGATTCTGCCACCTGGCCCTGGGAACTCAAACGATCGGCTCAATCTCTCGCCCTGCGAGTTTCTGCGGGATAGCAGGATACAAGCCAAGCTACGATCGGATCAGCCCCGCCGGGGTGATTCCCTTCTCGCCCAGCGCTGATCACGTGGGTGTCCTGGCTCCCTCGGCACAGGCTTTGCGCCTGATCGCACCGGTTCTTACCCGCCACTGGAACGATCCGGAAGCACAAGCGCCCACAGCCCCTCCAAAGGATACCCTGCGCCACCGGCTGGGAACGGTTCTGGTCCCCGACGACGCCTACCTGGAACAGGCAGCTCCCGAGAGCCTGAAAGCCCTGGAAAGCCTCTGCGAGCGTCTTCAGGGAATCGGCGTTACCCTTCTTCGGGTGAAGGCCTTTCCCGATATCGAGGAGATCAACCGGGCCCACCAGGAAATGATCGCCGCCGAGTTTGCCCAGGTCCATGCCTCGTGGTTTGCCGAGCACCATCAGCTCTACCACCCCCGAAGCAAGGAGCTGGTAGAGCGGGGAATGGCCATACCCCAGGACACCTATGCCCGGGCCTGTGGCGGGCGACAGCAGATACGCGACCGGATACAGGAGACCCTGGACCGTCACGGGGCAACGCTCTGGCTCTCGCCAGCCGCTCCGGGAGAAGCCCCCCGGGGGATCGACTCCACGGGAAGCCCCCTGATGAACCTGCCCTGGACCTATGCGGGAGTTCCCACAGTGGCAATCCCCCTGACCACCCTGCCCCACGGAACGGGGCCGGAGGGACTTCCCCTGGGAGTACAAGCCGCAGGACACTTCGGTGCCGACGAAGTACTCCTGAACCGGGCCGTTCAACTCGAAGAAGCGCTCCAGTAGGAGCGCTTTTTTCTCTGCCGGGGGTCTTCAAGGGTTAATGCGGACCCCCTCCCTGTGGTACCCTCTGGGCGTTTATGAAACCCTTCACACTCCGCCCCCGAAACGTTCTGGTTTTCTTCCTGATCTTTCTCGGCACGGTGGCCCTTGTCGTCACCGCAGGAACCCTGGTGCACCGCACGGCCCGTCTCCAGCAGAAACTCGAGAGCCTGAGCAGCAACCTGAGCGCCGAAGTAGAACGTCAGAACCAGCGGGGGCACCTCCTGGAAAACAACCAGCGCGTGGCCACAACCCATCTCCAGGAAGTTCGCGCCCTGATGAACCTTCCCACAGCGGAATTCCGGTTCTCCCTGGATGATACGGAGCTGGACCCGGGGACGGAAGACGACGAGGACCTTCTCCTGCGCGCCCTCGACAGGATCGCCGTCCACCATGAACGCGAAGCCCTTCAGAAAGAGCTGAACGAGCTCTTCTCGCCGGGAAGCTCCCTGGCAGAAGATCTTCGCCAGAAGAATCTGACCATCGAGCCCGGTGCCCGACGCGGCCTCTGGACCCTCGAAGCCCCCCTCACGGACGATACAGACGATACAGACGATACAGACAACACACACCAGACAGACTCCCTTTCCCCCCTGGCAACAATCAGCATCTCGGGAACCACTCCGCCGGCGCAAGCCGTGATTGAAACTGCCGATGGCGCATCGCGAAGGATCTCCTACACTGGCACCCTGCGGGAACGGCACCAGCAGATATCAACCGCCCTGGAAGAACTCCTGCCCCGGGCCCGGGAACACCAGGCAGCCCTGGCTGCCAAAGAAACCGGGAAAACCGGTCAGGATACCGCCCCGGACGAAGCCCCGGCCAGGGCAGACCTCGCCCCGGACGAAGCCGCCAGGGAATATCTTCAAACCCGGGCCGCCACGCCCCGCGTCCAGGAGCGTCTTGCGGAACATCGCCTCCACCTTGCCCGGGAACCCCGGGAAACTCTGGATTTCTACGTCTTCGATATCACCTCCCTGGAGGGGGATACCCCTGAAGGCTCTTCCCTGGGGTCCCTGGCGGTGCTGAAACACACCGGCGAAATCTACCTGCTGGACCAGGAAGACATAATGATCACCGGTCTCAAAACCCTGGGAAAGGAGATCGAAGCACTCAGCAACCCCCAGGTGAGCTCTCCCGAGGATGCCCAAACCCTGCCGGAGAGTTTCCCCCCGGGCTTTCGGGGCGGCTCTCACCGGGATGGAACAAACATCCTCCTGGTCGGCACCCACGAAACAAAGGCCGACTCGATCATGCTCCTCCACCTCTCGCCAGAGAAGACAATCTCCATCGTGAGCATCCCCCGGGACCTCTACTACCAGGGACGCAAGCTCAGCGATCACTACGAAATCTACGGAGCCCGGACTTTCCTGGCCCGGATATCCGAGATTATCGGCCGCGAGATCGACGCCTACGTCTCCATAGATATGTACGCCTTTATCGAGGTAGTGGATATCCTCGGGGGGATCACTCTCACCCTGGAGGAGCCCCTGCGGGACCCCACCTACCGCGTCCGGGACAACGGAACCTGGAGCACCCTCTCCTTCCCTGCCGGCACTCACACCCTCTCCGGCGTGGAAGCGCTCCGCATCGCCCGATCCCGGGCAACCACCACCGATTTTGGACGCTCCAGCCGCCAGCACGACATCCTCGAGGCTCTGCGGCGGAGGATCAACACCCTCCACGCGGGCAACCTCTCCCAGGTCTACCGGCTGATACAAACCCTGGCCACCTACGTGGAGACCGATCTCACCCCCTGGGAGATTACCCAGTTTTTCCTGGCCTACCGCAATGCCCCCATCACCAACCGCTCGGGCATGACCTATTACA encodes the following:
- a CDS encoding oxamate carbamoyltransferase subunit AllH family protein; its protein translation is MLYPVPPEEAPRAVPGALVPDHFSGTIRGRHRGVANIELRDHWGPYFISLVADPRDRTAFAVLLPGEATSLLEQLRPGEVLSGSPRGLTPEGSTSTALILRYPSIQDDSPRYQGFLDLSAEDRATITSRTTREKLLDILLKEPRLHRGFLPLLFSPALIPRDDPFLRQAERTLAPLRLPELHGLPRLVGLGPGFTPAGDDFLAGTLMALDIIPRAVPEPRAVPEPRAVPEADLREGLLHEIRQALSRTTTGGATLLRLSLESRPPAFAHDICHSLADDHKGPHERAKEAIDIADSHGNSSGLDFLAGFVWLLQRHQGFDREQNWV
- the fdrA gene encoding acyl-CoA synthetase FdrA, with translation MKRIILRKDSYYDSVFLMLISTDVKKLDGITDAVVAMGTEMNLGLLQDMGMSGPELAKAGPNDLIISLEGSSEEAVAAAEKAVDGLLTKKASSGVDATYRHASSDAAYEADPDSNLVIISVPGAHAPREVRKALKAGKHVMLFSDNVSLEEEVKLKTLAREKGLLLMGPDCGTAIINGKPLCFANVVAPGPIGVVSAAGTGLQEVTTLISRAGGGISQAIGTGGRDLKSEKVNGSTTLMAIEALAEDPKTRVIVVISKPPAPKVADRVIQALKKTGKPAVIHLIGLPGESSQDNLHYAANLEETARKAVAISRGESWSPSVFDEDEKEIDALVERETSAVSSSQRYLRGYFTGGTLTDEAVFGLNDTLGGIYSFDPSDTAFALKDPQRSEKHTIVDLGEDVFTVGRPHPMIDPSTRTDRMLREAEDEEIALVLVDCVIGYGSHPDPAGALAPAIAAMRQAAAKRGGYLPVIASITGTEEDFQNIESQKRALTAAGAVVMPSNYQAVELARRMMALLKTR
- a CDS encoding DUF1116 domain-containing protein, encoding MSKNAITALFGQDLQVVNLGLESFGDTLSQLGTPVTSVEWKPPAGGDPELAVLLDRLEEAEASGKLNRAAANQEAVTRILKGKPTLVGIGIAKDTVPGMHKKLIMHAGPPVEWEDMAGPLRGAIIGGLIYEGLAKTPEEAEKLAASGEITFDPCHHHNAVGPMAGVTTASMPVWVMENSTFGNRAYCTLNEGLGKVLRYGANSKEVIDRLRWMEQELAPILKKALELHGPLDMKNLIAQVLQMGDEGHNRNRAGTSLFIREMAPYLVMLDEEKEKLAKVFRFMHENDHFFLNLTMPASKCTVDAAAGIEGSSLVYTMARNGTEFGIRLAGLPDRWFTGPASVVDGLYLPGFSADDAARDVGDSVITETCGIGGFAMAAAPAIVKFVGGSPADAVNFTRKMYEITLAENDTYQIPAMDFRGTPTGIDVVKVVEHGVLPAINTGIAHKDPGVGMVGAGLVKPPEKAFRDAFAAFAEKYT
- a CDS encoding cyclase family protein yields the protein MKDMKVIDLSIPLGIGTPPWPTYEPLEVKYFKRLAPNGANGQLVTHSNHIGTHLDGEIHFYTPGKDIASLDMDFLVHEGVIVDLSDVAGEYDVYTSQMIEDRVEVKEGDILIISTGYHQYSWDQPTADEVTYMVKHPGPDREFAEWAKKKKLRWIGVDCGSADHPMNTKIRDWMPRNAAECDAHFKKKYGKGLTEVFTDDKYQLMHLEMFPHGIVHAECIGGDIDLLLNQRVTIGCFPWRFVDGESSIARIVAFVDEAQYEELMEKKSRCELTKFGDVARAKNQWLLDEARQRARKS
- a CDS encoding CaiB/BaiF CoA transferase family protein, which produces MKSSKPLEGLKVLDMTRVLAGPYATMILSDLGAEVLKVEMPGTGDDSRHFGPFKNGRSLYFLSINRGKHSMTLNLKTDEGKDILRKLVARYDMVVENFRPGVMEKLGLGYEELKKINPGLIYAAASGYGHSGPESKKPAYDILAQAEGGLMGITGWPGEAPVRVGCSIGDITAGLFASIGILAALHQRNATGLGQKIDVAMLDCQVAILENALARYQATGENPEPLGNRHPTITPFQAYQAKDDWFVVAMGNDNLWKTFCTATERPDLAEDPRFATNPARTENLEALNALMDPLMAERTVQEWSELFSEVGIPHARINKVEQIMKSPQVIARNMLASVEDSLAGTVQVAGNPVKMSGFEDSTERPPLPELGEHTRDVLTGLGYSQEAIQALQDQGVI
- a CDS encoding amidase; translation: MKYVAPRDPARLLSVLRRGERPLSVEIETILDRLDRYEETLQTLLPDESPQQRRDRLLAEARALEERWPRAEERPPLFGLVVGVKDLFHARGFPTRAGSRLPADTFRDEETPDAASLQRLLDAGALVLGKTVTTEFAYFGPGPTRNPWNPDHTPGGSSSGSAAAVAAGFCHLALGTQTIGSISRPASFCGIAGYKPSYDRISPAGVIPFSPSADHVGVLAPSAQALRLIAPVLTRHWNDPEAQAPTAPPKDTLRHRLGTVLVPDDAYLEQAAPESLKALESLCERLQGIGVTLLRVKAFPDIEEINRAHQEMIAAEFAQVHASWFAEHHQLYHPRSKELVERGMAIPQDTYARACGGRQQIRDRIQETLDRHGATLWLSPAAPGEAPRGIDSTGSPLMNLPWTYAGVPTVAIPLTTLPHGTGPEGLPLGVQAAGHFGADEVLLNRAVQLEEALQ
- a CDS encoding LCP family glycopolymer transferase, translated to MKPFTLRPRNVLVFFLIFLGTVALVVTAGTLVHRTARLQQKLESLSSNLSAEVERQNQRGHLLENNQRVATTHLQEVRALMNLPTAEFRFSLDDTELDPGTEDDEDLLLRALDRIAVHHEREALQKELNELFSPGSSLAEDLRQKNLTIEPGARRGLWTLEAPLTDDTDDTDDTDNTHQTDSLSPLATISISGTTPPAQAVIETADGASRRISYTGTLRERHQQISTALEELLPRAREHQAALAAKETGKTGQDTAPDEAPARADLAPDEAAREYLQTRAATPRVQERLAEHRLHLAREPRETLDFYVFDITSLEGDTPEGSSLGSLAVLKHTGEIYLLDQEDIMITGLKTLGKEIEALSNPQVSSPEDAQTLPESFPPGFRGGSHRDGTNILLVGTHETKADSIMLLHLSPEKTISIVSIPRDLYYQGRKLSDHYEIYGARTFLARISEIIGREIDAYVSIDMYAFIEVVDILGGITLTLEEPLRDPTYRVRDNGTWSTLSFPAGTHTLSGVEALRIARSRATTTDFGRSSRQHDILEALRRRINTLHAGNLSQVYRLIQTLATYVETDLTPWEITQFFLAYRNAPITNRSGMTYYNILYSTYSNVHYQGITLAEAEARENFFMGLWILLPRGGNWDVIRWFVDENTGP